CCACCGCTGCGGGCCACCTCAGCGCCGACGGGGCCACCGCGGCGCCGCCCGTGGTCGACGTGGTGCCGCTGTCCCCGGACGACAGCCATGGCGCCGGTCTGCCCGCCGGATCGTTGCCGATGGTGCTGGCCGGCCTTGCGTTGGGTGCGGCGGCCGCACTGAGCCTGCGGCACCGGTGGGTGGTGGTCGGTGCGGTCGCCGGCGGCGCGGTGGCCATCGGCCTGGCGTTCGCCGGGGTGCTCGCCTGGCTCGGCGTGACCGATGGGGCCTACCTGGCGGTGTCGTCGGCGATCGCGCTGACCGTCGCCGCGTCGGCGCTGGTGGTGGCGGGGTCGACCCGGCTGCTCGGGCCCGCCGGCCTCGCCGTCGGCGCGCTGCTGCTGATGATCGTCGGCAACCCGCTGTCCGGCATCGCGTCCTCCCCCCGGCTGCTGCCCGGACCGTGGGGTGAGTTCGGTCAGTGGTTGCCGACCGGCGCCGGCGGCACCCTGCTGCGGACCGTCGCGTACTTCCCGGACGCGGCGATCGGCTTCCCGGTCTGGGTCTTGCTGGCCTGGGCAGCGCTGGGGTTGGCGGGGGTGCTGCTCGGCCGGCGGGCGCCGCACGCCGCCGCGCCGGCGCCGACACCGGCAGCGCGCGGCGCCGTCGAGCCGGTGAGCTGAGCTCGTCCGGCGCTGCTACTGGGAGACGCGGAGCCGACGCCCACCGTTCGCGGTGGGCGTCGCTTCCGTGCTGGCGATGGCCCTGCTGCGCGCGGGCTCGCCCGGCCCGAGGGCACGGCGCTGCTTCTGGTGCGCGATGGCACCGGGGCGCCGCAGGTCTGCCAGCTCCCCGGGTGCTACCGCGCGAACGCGGCCGCGATCACCGCCTGCTGCTCGACCTCGTGCACCTTGGCCGACCCGGCCGACGGGGCGGCCATCGCCCGGCGGGACACCCGCTGCAGGCCGGTCAAGCGGGGCAGCATCTCCGGCAGGGACAGCGCCAGGAACGTCCACGCCCCCTGATTGGCCGGCTCCTCCTGCACCCAGCGGAAGTCCATCACGTTCGGGTAGGACTCCAGCACGTGCAGCAGCTTGCGCCGTGGCACCGGGTAGATCTGCTCCAGCCGCACGATCGCGGTGTCGGTGATGTCGTGCTTGCGGCGGTAGGCGTCCAGCTCGTAGTACAGCTTGCCGCTGGTCAGCAGCACCTTCTTCACGTGCAGCGGGGCGATCGAGGAGTCCGCGATGACCGACTCGAACTTGCCGTGGGTGAAGTCCTTGACCTCCGAGACCGCGGCCTTGTTGCGCAGCATCGACTTGGGGGTGAACACGACCATCGGCCGGTGCACGCCGTCCAGCACGTGCCGGCGCAGCAGGTGGAAGTAGTTGGCCGGGGTGGAGGGCACCGCGATCGTCATCGAGCCTTCCGCACACAGCTGCAGGAAACGCTCGATCCGGCCGGAGGTGTGGTCCGGGCCCTGGCCCTCGTGCGCGTGCGGCAGCAGCAGCACGACGCCGGACTGCTGGCCCCACTTGGCCTCGCCGGAGGACATGTACTCGTCGATGACCGACTGGGCGCCGTTGACGAAGTCGCCGAACTGCGCCTCCCACAGCACCAGCGCGTCCCGGTTGGCCACCGAGTAGCCGTACTCGAACCCGAGGGCGGCGTACTCGGACAGGGCCGAGTCGTAGATGAGCACCCGGCCCTGTTCGTCGGACAGATGCTGCAGCGGCAGGTACTCGGCCCCGGTGCTCTTGTCGATCAACGCCGAGTGCCGCTGCACGAAGGTGCCGCGGCGGGTGTCCTGGCCGGACATCCGGACCAGCCGGCCCTCCATCGCGATCGAGCCGAGGGCCAGCAGCTCGCCGAAGGCCCAGTCGATGCCGCCCTCGCGGGCCATCTCGGCCCGGCGCTGCAGCACCTGCTTGACCCGCGGGTGCGGGGTGAAGCCCTCGGGGTAGTCCAGGGCCACGTCGGCGATGCGCTCCATCACCTGCTGGCTGATCTTGGTCTCCACCCGCGGCGGGATCGGCTGCTCGGCCTCCACCGACGGCGACGGCGCGACGACGGCCCGCTCCAGTTCGCGGACCTCGTTGAACACCCGCTCCAGCTGGGTGTGGTAATCGCGCAGGGCCTCTTCGGCGTCCTCGGGGGTGATGTCGCCGCGGCCGATCAGCGCCTCGGTGTAGATCCGGCGCACCGACCGCTTGCCGTCGATGATCTGGTACATCAGCGGGTTGGTCATCGACGGGTCGTCGCCCTCGTTGTGACCGCGGCGGCGGTAGCAGACCATGTCGATGACGACGTCCCGGCCGAAGGTCTGCCGGTATTCCACGGCGAGCCGGGCCACCCAGACGGCGGCCTCCGGGTCGTCGCCGTTCACGTGGAAGATCGGCGCCTGGATCATCTTGGCCACGTCGGTGCAGTACTCGCTGGACCGGGAGGACTCCGGGGCGGTGGTGAAGCCGACCTGGTTGTTGATGATCACGTGCATGGTGCCGCCGGTGCGGTACCCGCGCAGCAGCGAGAGGTTCAGCGTCTCGGCCACCACACCCTGGCCGGCGAACGCGGCGTCGCCGTGGATGGCGATCGGCATCACGCTGTAGCCCTCTTCGCCGAGGTTGAGCATGTCCTGCTTGGCCCGGGCCACACCCTCCAGCACCGGGTCGACGACCTCCAGGTGTGAGGGGTTGGCACACAGGGTCACGTCGACCTGGCCCTCGCCGAACGGACGGATGTACTTGCCCTCCGCGCCCAGGTGGTACTTCACGTCACCGGAGCCGTGCGCCTGACCGGGGTCCATGTTGCCCTCGAACTCGCGGAAGATCTGCGAGTAGGGCTTGCCCACGATGTTGGCCAGCACGTTGAGCCGGCCGCGGTGGGCCATGCCGATGACGACCTCGTCCATGCCGTACTCGGCCGACTTGTTCAGCGCGGCGTCCAGCAGCGCGATGACGGTCTCGCCGCCCTCGAGGGAGAACCGCTTCTGGCCGATGTACTTGGTCTGCAGGAAGGTTTCGAACGCCTCGGCGCTGTTCAGCCGGCCCAGGATGTACTTCTGCTCCTCGACCGGGGGCTTTTCGTGCATCACCTCGACCCGCTGCTGGATCCAGCGGCGCTGCACCGGGTCCATGATGTGCATGTATTCGATGCCCACGGTGCGGCAGTAGGAGTTGCGCAGCACCCCCAGCACGTCACGCAGCTTCATGAAGTCGCGGTCGTTGAACCCGCCGACGGCGAATTCGCGGTCCAGGTCCCACAGCGTCAGCCCGTGCGAGAGCACGTCCAGGTCGGGGTGACGGCGCTGCCGGTAGTTCAGCGGATCGGTGTCGGCCATCAGGTGGCCGCGGGTGCGGTAGGCGTCGATGATCTCCAGGACCCGGGCGGTCTTGTCGATCTGGCCGTGCCGGCCGGCGTCCAGGTCCTTGACCCAGCGCACCGGTTCGTAGGGCAGCCGCAGCGAGGCGAAGACGTCGTCGTAGAACTGATCCTCGCCGATCAGCAGCTGGTGGATGCGACGCAGGAATTCGCCGGACTCGGCGCCCTGGATCACCCGGTGGTCGTAGGTCGAGGTCAGCGTGATGATCTTGGACACGCCCAGGTCGGCCAGCATCTGGTCGGCCGCGCCCTGGAAGGCGGCTGGGTACTCCAGCGCGCCGACGCCGATGATCGCGGACTGGCCCTGCATCAATCGGGGCACCGAGTGGTTGGTGCCGATGCCGCCGGGGTTGGTCAGCGAGATGGTGGTGCCCTGGTAGTCCTCCGCGGTGAGCTGGCCCTGCCGGGCCTTGCGGACGACCTGCTCGTAGGCGCTCCAGAACTGAGTGAAGCTCATCGTCTCGGCGCTGCGGATCGGCACCACGACCAGGTTGCGCCCGCCGCCCTTGGCCGGCAGGTCGATGGCCAGGCCTAGGTTGACGTGGCTCGGCGTCACCATCGACGGCTTGCCGTTCACCTCGGCGAAGTGCCGGTTCATGTTCGGGTAGTCGCTGATCGCGCGAACGATCGCGTACCCGATCAGATGGGTGAAGGAGATCTTGCCGCCGCGGTTGCGCTTGAGGAAGTTGTTGATGACGATCCGGTTGTCGGCCATCAGCTTGGCCGGCACGGCCCGCACCGAGGTGGCGGTCGGCACCTCCAGCGAGGTCGTCATGTTCTTGACCACGACCGCGGCCACACCCCGCAGCGGGGTGGTGGTCAGGCCGTCACCCTCGGCGTCGTGCGCCGCCCGGGCCGCCTTGGCCGCGCGGGCCGCGACCATGTCGTCGGGCGTCGCAGTGGTCGCCGGGCGGCGGGTCGGGGCCGTCGGGGCGGCGTCCACGCTCTCCTTGCCGCCGGCCGGGGCGCTCTTGCTGGCCGGGGTGGTCACCACCTGGCTGGTGGCCGGGGCGGAATTCGCCGCCGGGCTCGCGGCGGCCTTCCCGCTGCGGTTCGGCGGGGGCGGGGGCGGCGGAGTCGCGCCGGCGGTCGCGCCGTTCGCCGAGCCGCCCGCGCTCTTCGGGGCCGCCTGGGCAGCGGCCGCCTTGGGCGGCGCCGCGGGCTTGGCGGGCGCCGCGGTCGCGGTGGCCGTCGCCGTGCCCGCTGTCGCATTGGCGGTTGTGGCATTGGCGGTTGTGGCGTTGGCCACGCCGGCGGTGCCGTTGGTGGCGGAGACACCGATCAGCGTGCTCGGCGCCTTGGCGTCGGCGAAGAAATCACGCCAGATCGGGTCCACGCTCTGGGGGTCTGCGAGGAACTGCTGGTACTTCTCCTCGACAAACCAGTCGTTGGGGCCGAATTCTGGCGCTGCTGACGACACGGTCGATGTCCGCCTGTTCTGAAGATGGTGAGCCTGTGTGATCCAGGCTAAACCTGTCGCCTCTTCGGATGCTCGGGTGTGTGACGTGGCGTCACCCACTTGACGGGCTCTGTTCGGCGTACAGGCGGGCGTAGGCCCCGCCGCGCCGCAGGAGTTCGTCGTGCCGCCCGGTCTCCACCACCCGCCCGTGGGCCATCACCACGATGCGATCGGCCCGCGCCGCGGTGGTCAGCCGGTGGGCCACCACCACCGTGGTGCGGCCCCGGGCGAGCCGGTCGGTGGCGGCCAGGACCGCGCTCTCGGCGGCCGGGTCCAGCGCCGCCGTCGCCTCGTCCAGCAGCAGGATCTCGGGATCGACGAGCTCGGCGCGGGCCAGCGAGATCAGCTGCCGTTGCCCTGCGGACAGGTTGCGGCCACGCTCGTCCACCGGATGATGGAACCCGCCGGTGAGCGCGCCGATGGCGGTCAGTGCGCCGACCGACCGGGCGGCCGCCTCGACCTGCGCGTCCGTGGCCTCCGGCCGGCCGTAGGCGATGTTGTCCCGGACGTTGCCGATGAACAGGTGCGGCTCCTGCGGAACGACGCCCAGTCGCCGCCGGTAGCCGCCCAGGTCGAACCGGCGCACGTCGGTGCCGCCGGCGGTGACCGCGCCCGAGGTCGGGTCGTAGAACCGGGCCAGCAGCTTGACCAGGGTCGACTTGCCGGCCCCGGTCGAGCCGACCACGGCAACCGTCTGCCCCGGTACGAAGGTCAGGTCGACCCCGTCCAGGGCCGGGGTGGTGGTGCTCGCATAGCGGAAGCCCATCCGCTCGGTGGCCAGATCACCGAGCCGGTCGGGAAGCGGCTGCGGATGCTCGGCCGCCGCGGTCGAGGTGGGGGTGTCCAGCAGCTCGCCGATGCGCTGCAGGCCGACCTGGGCCTGCTGGTAGGAGTCGAACACCTGGGACAGCTGCTGGATCGGGGTGAAGAAGCTGTCCAGGTAGAGCACGAAGGCGATCAGCGTGCCCACCGTCATGGTCCCGGCGATCACCCGGAGCACCCCGGAGCCCAGGACCGCGGCGGCCGCCAGTTCCGAAAGCAGGGCGACGAAGGGGAAATAGATGGAGATGGCGGTCTGCGCCCGCATCCGGCTGCGCCGGTAGTCGTCGCTGCGCGCGGAAAAGCCCTCGGCGTTGACCTTCTGCCGGCCCAGCGCCTGGGACACCCGCAGCCCGGCGACGTTCTCCTGCAAATCGGCGTTGACGATGCCGACCTTCTCCCGGGCGTCGTGGTACGCGCGGGTGGAGAACCGCCGGAAGATCACCGTGGCCACGGCGACCAGCGGCAGGGCCAGGAACGCGATCAGGGCCAGCCCGACGTCCATCAGCACCAGCACCACGGCGATGCCCAAGAAGGTGGCCAGGGACACGACCGAGGTGACCAGCCCGGTCTGCAGGAAGCTGGACAGCGCGTCGACGTCGGTGGTCATCCGGGTCATGATCCGGCCGGCCAGTTCCCGCTCGTAGTAGTCCAACCCGAGCTTTTGTAGGTGGCCGAACTCGCGCAACCGCAGCCGGTACAGCACGTTCTCGCCGGCCCGGCCGGCGGCCAGTTGCTGCCAGCGCTGGATCAGGTAGTCGGCGCCGACCAGCAGCAGCGCCACGCCGGCCGCCCCCAGCACCACCTGGACCGACCCGTCGGAGACGCCGTGGTCCACGCCGTAACGGATCAGGATCGGCAGCAGCACGCTGGCCGCGGCGTCCGCGGCGACCAGCAGGAACGCCACGATCAGCAGGCCGCGGACCGGCCGCAGCGTCCGGCGCAGGCTGAACGGGCCGGTCTCCGGGGCGACCGGTTGCGGGCGGTCGGTGGCCGGCGGCAACGACGCGACCTGGTTCAGCAGTTCCGCGGTCGGCGGCACCGCCCCGAGCATCCCGGTGAAGCCGCCCCCGGCGGCACCGCCGCCCCGGCCGCCCCCGCCCCGCAGACGGGGTCCGGCGCTCTGGGTGGCTCGCAGGGCCTGTTCGCCGGCCCGGACCAGCTCGGCCTCGGCCTCGGCGGACGCATCGACGGCGGGCCACAGCTCCGGGGTGATCCCGTCGGGGCCGGCCGTCCAGCCGCCGTCCGGCGCTGGGGCGGCATCCCCGGCCAGGTCGCTGCCCAACAGCCGCCGGTAGTCGGCGCAGCGCCCGACCAGTTCGGCGTGGGTGCCCAGGTCGACGACCCGGCCGGCGACGACGACGGCGATCCGGTCGGCCAGGGACAGGGTGGACCGGCGGTGGGCGATCAGAATCGTGGTGCGGTGTTCGGTGACCCGGTGCAGCGTGGCGTGGATCGCCGCCTCGGTGGCCGGATCGACGGCACTGGTGGCGTCGTCGAGCACGAGTACCCGGGGGTCGGTGAGCAGGGCGCGGGCCAGGGCGAGCCGCTGCCGCTGGCCGCCGGACAGGGTCAGCCCGCGTTCGCCGATCACCGTGTCGTACCCGTCGGGCAGGGCCGCGATGAACTCGTCGGCCTCGGCCGCCTGCGCGGCGGCCCGGATGTCGGCGTCGGTGGCGTCCGGCCGGCCGTAGGCGATGTTGGCGGCGATCGTGTTGGAGAACAGGAACGCCTCTTCGAAGACCACCCCGACCGCGGTGCGCAGCTCGGTCAGATCCAGCTCGCGCACGTCGACCCCGCCGACCTCGACGGTGCCGTGTTGCGGGTCGTAGAACCGGGGCAGCAGCAGCGACACGGTCGACTTGCCGGAACCGGACGGCCCGACCAGGGCGACCGTGGCCCCGGCCGGCACCGGCAGGTCGAAGCCGTCCAGCACGGGCTCGGTGGCCTGGTAGCCGAACCGCACGTCGCGCAGATGGACGGCCACCGGTCCGGGCGGCAGCGGGGTGGGCTCGGCCGGTTCGGTGATCTCGGGCAGCGAGTCGACGATCTCCAGCACCCGCTCGACCGAGGCCCGGGCCTGCTGACCCAGCACCAGCAGCATGGTCAGCATCCGGGTGGGGGCGACGAGCTGGGCCAGATAGAGGGTGAAGGCCAGGAAAGTGCCCAGGGTGATGGTCCCGTTCAGCGCCAGGTACCCGCCCAGGGCCAGCACGCCGACCTGGCCCAGGGCGGTCAGGGCCTGCAGCGCGGGGCTGATCGCGGCCGCGCTGCGCACCGCGCGCATCCGGGTCGCGAACAGTGCGCCGGCGCCGGCGGTGAGCCGGGCCAGCTCCCGGTCCTCCTGCCCGAAGGCCTTGACCACGCGGACGCCGGTGACGTCCTCCTCGACGATCTCGGCGACCTCGGCCGCCGACTGCTGGGCCGCCCAGGTGGCCGGGAACAGCTTCGTGCGGGTCAGCCGGGTGACCAGCACGACGGCCGGCACCACTAGCAACGCCATCACGGTCAGCAGCGGGGACAGCACGGCCATGATGACCAGCGAGACGACGAACAGGACCACCTGGCCGGCCGAGAGCGGGATCATGGCCAGCAGCGACTGCACCATCTGCAGGTCGGTGTTGGCCCGGGAGACCACCTGGCCGGTGCGTAGCCGGTCCTGCCCGGAGCCGTCCAGCCCCTGCAATGCGCCGAACACGTCCTGCCGCAGATCGTGCTGCACGTCCAAGGACAGCCGGCCGCCGGCCCAGCGTCGCAGGAACGAGGAGCCGAACCGGATCAGGGCCAGCGCGACCAGCCCGGCGATCACCCAGCCCAGGTTCGCCGTGGTGCCGGCGGTGGCGTCGTCCAC
This genomic window from Nakamurella multipartita DSM 44233 contains:
- a CDS encoding multifunctional oxoglutarate decarboxylase/oxoglutarate dehydrogenase thiamine pyrophosphate-binding subunit/dihydrolipoyllysine-residue succinyltransferase subunit, with translation MSSAAPEFGPNDWFVEEKYQQFLADPQSVDPIWRDFFADAKAPSTLIGVSATNGTAGVANATTANATTANATAGTATATATAAPAKPAAPPKAAAAQAAPKSAGGSANGATAGATPPPPPPPNRSGKAAASPAANSAPATSQVVTTPASKSAPAGGKESVDAAPTAPTRRPATTATPDDMVAARAAKAARAAHDAEGDGLTTTPLRGVAAVVVKNMTTSLEVPTATSVRAVPAKLMADNRIVINNFLKRNRGGKISFTHLIGYAIVRAISDYPNMNRHFAEVNGKPSMVTPSHVNLGLAIDLPAKGGGRNLVVVPIRSAETMSFTQFWSAYEQVVRKARQGQLTAEDYQGTTISLTNPGGIGTNHSVPRLMQGQSAIIGVGALEYPAAFQGAADQMLADLGVSKIITLTSTYDHRVIQGAESGEFLRRIHQLLIGEDQFYDDVFASLRLPYEPVRWVKDLDAGRHGQIDKTARVLEIIDAYRTRGHLMADTDPLNYRQRRHPDLDVLSHGLTLWDLDREFAVGGFNDRDFMKLRDVLGVLRNSYCRTVGIEYMHIMDPVQRRWIQQRVEVMHEKPPVEEQKYILGRLNSAEAFETFLQTKYIGQKRFSLEGGETVIALLDAALNKSAEYGMDEVVIGMAHRGRLNVLANIVGKPYSQIFREFEGNMDPGQAHGSGDVKYHLGAEGKYIRPFGEGQVDVTLCANPSHLEVVDPVLEGVARAKQDMLNLGEEGYSVMPIAIHGDAAFAGQGVVAETLNLSLLRGYRTGGTMHVIINNQVGFTTAPESSRSSEYCTDVAKMIQAPIFHVNGDDPEAAVWVARLAVEYRQTFGRDVVIDMVCYRRRGHNEGDDPSMTNPLMYQIIDGKRSVRRIYTEALIGRGDITPEDAEEALRDYHTQLERVFNEVRELERAVVAPSPSVEAEQPIPPRVETKISQQVMERIADVALDYPEGFTPHPRVKQVLQRRAEMAREGGIDWAFGELLALGSIAMEGRLVRMSGQDTRRGTFVQRHSALIDKSTGAEYLPLQHLSDEQGRVLIYDSALSEYAALGFEYGYSVANRDALVLWEAQFGDFVNGAQSVIDEYMSSGEAKWGQQSGVVLLLPHAHEGQGPDHTSGRIERFLQLCAEGSMTIAVPSTPANYFHLLRRHVLDGVHRPMVVFTPKSMLRNKAAVSEVKDFTHGKFESVIADSSIAPLHVKKVLLTSGKLYYELDAYRRKHDITDTAIVRLEQIYPVPRRKLLHVLESYPNVMDFRWVQEEPANQGAWTFLALSLPEMLPRLTGLQRVSRRAMAAPSAGSAKVHEVEQQAVIAAAFAR
- a CDS encoding ABC transporter ATP-binding protein, with the protein product MPPTTTTAPSGAARTDVRAPNRGEPAGGWLRRLWGYCWRHPVITVLAGLAAVGGVGLGALTPLLTQVAVDDATAGTTANLGWVIAGLVALALIRFGSSFLRRWAGGRLSLDVQHDLRQDVFGALQGLDGSGQDRLRTGQVVSRANTDLQMVQSLLAMIPLSAGQVVLFVVSLVIMAVLSPLLTVMALLVVPAVVLVTRLTRTKLFPATWAAQQSAAEVAEIVEEDVTGVRVVKAFGQEDRELARLTAGAGALFATRMRAVRSAAAISPALQALTALGQVGVLALGGYLALNGTITLGTFLAFTLYLAQLVAPTRMLTMLLVLGQQARASVERVLEIVDSLPEITEPAEPTPLPPGPVAVHLRDVRFGYQATEPVLDGFDLPVPAGATVALVGPSGSGKSTVSLLLPRFYDPQHGTVEVGGVDVRELDLTELRTAVGVVFEEAFLFSNTIAANIAYGRPDATDADIRAAAQAAEADEFIAALPDGYDTVIGERGLTLSGGQRQRLALARALLTDPRVLVLDDATSAVDPATEAAIHATLHRVTEHRTTILIAHRRSTLSLADRIAVVVAGRVVDLGTHAELVGRCADYRRLLGSDLAGDAAPAPDGGWTAGPDGITPELWPAVDASAEAEAELVRAGEQALRATQSAGPRLRGGGGRGGGAAGGGFTGMLGAVPPTAELLNQVASLPPATDRPQPVAPETGPFSLRRTLRPVRGLLIVAFLLVAADAAASVLLPILIRYGVDHGVSDGSVQVVLGAAGVALLLVGADYLIQRWQQLAAGRAGENVLYRLRLREFGHLQKLGLDYYERELAGRIMTRMTTDVDALSSFLQTGLVTSVVSLATFLGIAVVLVLMDVGLALIAFLALPLVAVATVIFRRFSTRAYHDAREKVGIVNADLQENVAGLRVSQALGRQKVNAEGFSARSDDYRRSRMRAQTAISIYFPFVALLSELAAAAVLGSGVLRVIAGTMTVGTLIAFVLYLDSFFTPIQQLSQVFDSYQQAQVGLQRIGELLDTPTSTAAAEHPQPLPDRLGDLATERMGFRYASTTTPALDGVDLTFVPGQTVAVVGSTGAGKSTLVKLLARFYDPTSGAVTAGGTDVRRFDLGGYRRRLGVVPQEPHLFIGNVRDNIAYGRPEATDAQVEAAARSVGALTAIGALTGGFHHPVDERGRNLSAGQRQLISLARAELVDPEILLLDEATAALDPAAESAVLAATDRLARGRTTVVVAHRLTTAARADRIVVMAHGRVVETGRHDELLRRGGAYARLYAEQSPSSG